The following are encoded in a window of Rosa chinensis cultivar Old Blush chromosome 4, RchiOBHm-V2, whole genome shotgun sequence genomic DNA:
- the LOC112197886 gene encoding serine carboxypeptidase-like 45, translating into MISVPWKAIAMALVLLQITAAFPLSGLDRITRLPGQPQVGFQHYSGYVTVDEKKQRALFYYFAEAEIEPASKPLVLWLNGGPGCSSLGVGAFSENGPFRPSGEVLVKNEYSWNREANMLYLETPIGVGFSYSTDTASYESVNDHITARDNLMFLQKWLDKFPQYRNRSLFITGESYAGHYVPQLAELMLQFSKEYHFNLKGIALGNPVLEYATDFNSRSEFFWSHGLISDSTYKMFTSVCNYSRYVSEYYRGSVSPICSKVMSQVSRETSKFVDKYDVTLDVCISSVFSQSKVLSPQQVTESIDVCVEDETVNYLNRLDVQKALHARLVGVRKWAVCSTVLDYELLDLEIPTITIVGKLIKAGISVLVYSGDQDSVIPLTGSRTLVHGLAEELKLNTTVPYRVWFEGQQVGGWTQVYGNMLSFATIRGASHEAPFSQPERSLVLFKSFLEGLPLPEAF; encoded by the exons ATGATTTCTGTACCATGGAAAGCCATTGCAATGGCTTTGGTTTTGCTACAAATTACAGCAGCTTTCCCTCTTTCTGGACTTGATAGAATTACCCGGTTGCCGGGTCAACCCCAAGTCGGGTTCCAGCACTATTCGGGTTATGTTACCGTTGATGAGAAAAAACAAAGAGCTCTGTTTTACTACTTTGCTGAAGCTGAAATTGAACCAGCTTCAAAGCCTCTTGTTCTCTGGCTCAATGGAG GGCCTGGTTGTTCTTCTCTGGGAGTTGGAGCATTTTCTGAAAATGGGCCATTTAGGCCTAGTGGAGAGGTATTGGTTAAAAACGAATATAGTTGGAATAGAG AAGCAAACATGCTCTATTTGGAGACACCAATTGGAGTTGGGTTCTCTTATTCAACTGATACCGCTTCTTATGAGTCTGTAAATGACCATATTACAG CCAGGGACAATCTGATGTTCTTACAAAAGTGGCTGGACAAATTCCCTCAATATAGAAACAGAAGCTTGTTTATTACAGGAGAAAGCTATGCTG GTCATTATGTTCCCCAGCTAGCAGAACTCATGCTCCAATTCAGCAAGGAGTATCACTTCAATTTAAAAGGAATTGCT TTGGGTAATCCAGTCCTAGAATATGCTACTGACTTCAATTCAAGATCCGAGTTCTTTTGGTCTCATGGATTGATATCAGATTCAACGTACAAAATGTTCACTTCAGTCTGTAACTATTCAAGATATGTGAGTGAATATTATAGAGGCTCGGTTTCACCTATTTGTTCCAAGGTGATGAGTCAAGTCAGCAGAGAAACCAGTAAATTTGTTGACAAATATGATGTCACTCTTGATGTTTGTATATCATCTGTGTTCTCCCAATCCAAAGTCCTCAGTCCCCAG CAAGTTACTGAGTCGATAGATGTATGCGTGGAAGATGAAACAGTCAACTATTTAAACAGGCTGGATGTGCAGAAGGCACTTCATGCTCGCCTTGTTGGTGTTCGGAAATGGGCAGTTTGCAGCAC TGTATTGGATTATGAGCTGCTGGATTTGGAGATACCAACAATCACAATTGTAGGCAAACTCATTAAGGCAGGAATATCAGTCTTGGTTTACAG TGGCGACCAAGATTCTGTTATTCCATTGACCGGTAGTCGAACATTAGTTCATGGACTTGCAGAGGAACTAAAACTAAATACCACTGTTCCTTATAGAGTCTGGTTTGAGGGGCAGCAG GTTGGTGGGTGGACTCAAGTTTATGGTAATATGCTTTCCTTCGCCACGATTAGAGGAGCATCGCATGAAGCACCATTCTCGCAGCCTGAAAGGTCACTTGTACTGTTTAAATCATTTCTGGAGGGCCTACCGCTACCAGAAGCATTCTGA